In Phreatobacter stygius, a genomic segment contains:
- a CDS encoding ABC transporter ATP-binding protein: protein MSELLIIDQLSVAYGHVEAVTGVSLKVMAGEIVTVIGANGAGKSTLLNAALGLLPSHGRIRFDGRDMAAVEAEDRVGLGLCLVAEKRELFGTMTVEDNLVLGGFRVDRKAAAETLVQVFDRFPRLKERRSQLAGTLSGGERQMLAMGRALMSRPRLLMLDEPSLGLAPKIVADIFAIIADLRATGVAILLVEQNARAALNAADRAYVMELGRISLEGPSVELARDPRIAESYLGLGH from the coding sequence ATGAGCGAACTCCTGATCATCGACCAACTGTCGGTCGCCTATGGCCATGTCGAGGCGGTGACCGGCGTCTCGCTCAAGGTCATGGCCGGCGAGATCGTCACCGTCATCGGCGCCAATGGCGCGGGCAAAAGCACCCTGCTCAATGCGGCACTCGGCCTCCTGCCGTCGCACGGGCGTATCCGCTTCGACGGCCGCGACATGGCGGCGGTCGAGGCCGAAGACCGCGTCGGCCTCGGGCTCTGCCTGGTCGCCGAGAAACGCGAACTGTTCGGCACCATGACGGTGGAAGACAATCTGGTGCTCGGCGGCTTCCGCGTCGACCGGAAGGCCGCGGCGGAGACGCTGGTTCAGGTGTTCGATCGCTTCCCCCGGCTGAAGGAAAGGCGCAGCCAGCTCGCCGGCACGCTGTCCGGCGGCGAGCGGCAGATGCTCGCCATGGGCCGGGCGCTGATGAGCCGGCCGCGCCTCCTGATGCTCGACGAGCCGAGCCTCGGGCTGGCGCCGAAGATCGTCGCCGATATCTTCGCCATCATCGCCGACCTGCGCGCGACCGGCGTGGCGATCCTGCTGGTCGAACAGAATGCCCGGGCGGCGCTCAACGCCGCCGACCGGGCCTATGTCATGGAGCTCGGCCGGATCAGCCTGGAAGGGCCGTCGGTCGAACTCGCCCGCGATCCGCGCATCGCCGAGAGCTATCTGGGTCTCGGGCACTAG
- a CDS encoding ABC transporter permease subunit, producing MQRLGLLLFVALIAVIPLLPGLSVFWITLLDNIGLAALVAMGLVLLTGVGGLTSFGQAAFCGFGAYTSAVLTTKFGFNPWAALPVALAVTGLAAVVLGLVTVRLSGHFLPLGTIAWGISLYYLFGKIELLGRHDGISGVPPLSLFGWSLIEPQAVYYVIWGFVVLAAILTTNLLDSRAGRAIRALRGGRVAAEAFGIEPARVKLIVFVYAALLAGLSGWLYAHVQRAVNPTPFGINAGIEYLFMAVVGGAGQIWGAVVGASLVILLKDALQRIVPALFGTAAQYETIVFGVLLVAILQGARDGLWPRIVALFPKGAPAPVDRDAAPLPGRQKAKAEPLLAVTAARKTFGGLVAVNDVSFQVKRGEIVALIGPNGAGKSTTFNLITGVLPITAGDVVFAGRPIGGERPQAIAGLGIARSFQHVKLLPEMSVLDNVALGAHLRGQAGVMRGLFRLDRAEETRLIGEAARQIARVGLADHMHKPAGSLALGQQRIVEIARALCLDPDLLLLDEPAAGLRHLEKAALSELLRHLRSQGVSVLLVEHDMGFVMNLTDHIVVLDFGTKIAEGPPAAIKQNPAVLAAYLGAPE from the coding sequence ATGCAACGTCTCGGCTTGCTTCTCTTTGTCGCGCTCATTGCCGTCATTCCGCTGCTTCCGGGCCTTTCGGTGTTCTGGATCACGCTGCTCGACAATATCGGCCTGGCCGCCCTGGTCGCCATGGGCCTGGTGCTGCTCACCGGCGTCGGCGGCCTGACCTCGTTCGGCCAGGCGGCGTTCTGCGGTTTCGGCGCCTATACGTCGGCCGTGCTGACCACCAAATTCGGCTTCAACCCCTGGGCGGCGCTGCCGGTGGCGCTGGCCGTCACCGGACTGGCCGCCGTCGTGCTCGGCCTCGTCACGGTCCGGCTCTCCGGCCATTTCCTGCCGCTCGGCACCATCGCCTGGGGCATTTCGCTCTATTACCTGTTCGGCAAGATCGAGCTGCTCGGCCGCCATGACGGCATCTCCGGCGTGCCGCCGCTGTCGCTGTTCGGCTGGTCGCTGATCGAGCCGCAGGCGGTCTATTACGTCATCTGGGGGTTCGTCGTGCTGGCGGCGATCCTCACCACCAATCTCCTGGATTCACGCGCCGGCCGGGCGATCCGGGCGCTGCGCGGCGGCCGGGTCGCAGCCGAAGCCTTCGGCATCGAGCCGGCGCGGGTCAAGCTCATCGTCTTCGTTTATGCGGCGCTGCTCGCCGGCCTCTCCGGTTGGCTCTACGCCCATGTCCAGCGGGCGGTGAACCCGACCCCGTTCGGCATCAATGCCGGTATCGAATATCTGTTCATGGCGGTGGTCGGCGGCGCCGGCCAGATCTGGGGCGCGGTGGTCGGCGCCTCCCTGGTCATCCTGCTGAAGGATGCGCTGCAGCGCATCGTGCCGGCGCTGTTCGGCACGGCCGCGCAATATGAGACCATCGTGTTCGGCGTGCTGCTGGTCGCCATCCTGCAAGGCGCGCGCGACGGCCTGTGGCCACGCATCGTGGCGCTGTTTCCGAAAGGTGCGCCAGCCCCGGTGGACCGGGACGCGGCACCCTTGCCGGGCCGCCAGAAGGCCAAGGCCGAACCGCTGCTGGCGGTCACGGCGGCGCGCAAGACCTTCGGCGGGCTGGTGGCGGTCAACGACGTCTCGTTCCAGGTCAAACGTGGCGAGATCGTCGCGCTGATCGGCCCCAATGGCGCGGGCAAGAGCACGACCTTCAACCTGATCACCGGCGTGCTGCCGATCACCGCCGGCGACGTCGTCTTCGCCGGCCGGCCGATCGGCGGCGAGCGCCCGCAGGCCATTGCCGGGCTCGGCATTGCCCGCAGCTTCCAGCATGTGAAACTGCTGCCCGAGATGTCGGTACTGGACAATGTCGCGCTCGGCGCGCACCTGCGCGGCCAGGCCGGCGTCATGCGTGGCCTTTTCAGGCTCGACCGTGCCGAGGAGACGCGCCTGATCGGCGAAGCGGCCCGCCAGATCGCCCGGGTGGGGCTGGCCGACCATATGCACAAGCCGGCCGGCTCGCTGGCGCTCGGCCAGCAGCGCATCGTCGAGATCGCCCGCGCGCTCTGTCTCGATCCGGACCTGCTCTTGCTCGACGAACCGGCGGCGGGCCTGCGTCACCTGGAAAAGGCGGCGCTGTCGGAACTGCTCCGGCACCTGCGCAGCCAGGGCGTCTCGGTGCTGCTGGTCGAACACGACATGGGTTTCGTGATGAACCTCACCGATCATATCGTCGTGCTCGATTTCGGCACCAAGATCGCCGAGGGACCACCAGCGGCGATCAAGCAAAACCCGGCGGTGCTCGCCGCCTATCTCGGGGCGCCTGAATGA